A genomic window from Streptomyces sp. 846.5 includes:
- a CDS encoding TetR family transcriptional regulator: MTSDQESPTAEKRSDRTKAAILRAARDRFGADGYERTTIRAVAADAAIDPSMVMRYFGSKERLFDAALAIDLRLPDLSAVAPQDLAATLIRHFLARWESDPADDALLVLLRSAVTNERAALRMHEIFATQVAPALGVALGPRAAAVAPVLTTQLLGLALTRYLIRLPAVTALDPEQVVQALLPAVQATVQSARAD; the protein is encoded by the coding sequence ATGACTTCCGACCAAGAGTCCCCCACCGCGGAGAAGCGCTCGGACCGCACCAAGGCCGCCATCCTGCGCGCGGCTCGCGACCGCTTCGGCGCCGACGGCTACGAGCGCACCACCATCCGCGCGGTCGCGGCCGACGCCGCCATCGACCCGTCCATGGTGATGCGCTACTTCGGCAGCAAGGAGCGGCTGTTCGACGCCGCTCTCGCCATCGACCTGCGGCTGCCGGACCTCAGCGCCGTCGCCCCGCAGGATCTGGCAGCGACGCTGATCCGCCACTTCCTCGCCCGCTGGGAGAGCGACCCGGCCGACGACGCACTGCTGGTGCTGCTGCGCTCGGCGGTCACCAACGAGCGGGCCGCGCTGCGGATGCACGAGATCTTCGCGACCCAGGTGGCCCCGGCGCTGGGCGTCGCGCTCGGCCCGCGGGCCGCCGCGGTGGCCCCGGTGCTCACCACGCAGCTGCTCGGCCTCGCCCTGACCCGCTATCTGATCCGGCTCCCCGCGGTCACCGCGCTCGACCCGGAGCAGGTCGTCCAGGCCCTGCTGCCGGCCGTTCAGGCCACCGTGCAGTCCGCCCGCGCGGACTGA
- the hemQ gene encoding hydrogen peroxide-dependent heme synthase, whose translation MTESSENKPKARDLNKVIRYTLWSVFRLKDVLPDDRSAHAAEVEELFAQLAEKDVTVRGTYDVSGLRADADLMIWWHAEDSDDLQEAYNRFRRTRLGRALEPVWSNMALHRPAEFNKSHIPAFLADETPRDYVCVYPFVRSYEWYLLEDAERRRLLMEHGMLARGYPDVRANTVASFALGDYEWLLAFEADELYRIVDLMRDLRASETRRHVREEVPFFTGRRKPVAELLAGLA comes from the coding sequence ATGACGGAAAGCAGTGAGAACAAGCCGAAGGCCCGCGACCTCAACAAGGTCATCCGGTACACCCTCTGGTCGGTCTTCCGGCTCAAGGACGTGCTCCCGGACGACCGCAGCGCCCACGCGGCCGAGGTCGAGGAGCTCTTCGCGCAGCTCGCCGAGAAGGACGTCACCGTCCGCGGCACCTACGACGTCTCCGGGCTGCGCGCCGACGCCGACCTGATGATCTGGTGGCACGCCGAGGACAGCGACGACCTGCAGGAGGCGTACAACCGCTTCCGCCGCACCCGGCTGGGCCGCGCCCTGGAGCCGGTCTGGTCGAACATGGCGCTGCACCGCCCGGCCGAGTTCAACAAGTCGCACATCCCCGCGTTCCTCGCGGACGAGACCCCGCGCGACTACGTCTGCGTCTACCCCTTCGTCCGTTCCTACGAGTGGTACCTGCTGGAGGACGCCGAGCGCCGCCGGCTGCTGATGGAGCACGGGATGCTGGCCCGCGGCTACCCCGACGTCCGGGCCAACACGGTCGCCTCCTTCGCCCTGGGCGACTACGAGTGGCTGCTGGCGTTCGAGGCCGACGAGCTCTACCGGATCGTCGACCTGATGCGCGACCTGCGCGCCTCCGAGACCCGTCGGCACGTCCGCGAGGAGGTGCCCTTCTTCACCGGGCGCCGCAAGCCGGTTGCGGAGCTGCTGGCCGGACTGGCCTGA
- the hemG gene encoding protoporphyrinogen oxidase — protein MHSTGTLPHVVVVGGGIAGLAAAARLSGADGSPRSARVTLLEADVRLGGKLRTGELAGIQVDLGAESMLARRPEAVELARAVGLGDALQPPATAKAAIWTRGALRPMPTGHVMGVPGDLDALAASGVVSPEGLARIAEDLDPDHPASEVGDDVAVGAYIAERLGREVVDRLVEPLLGGVYAGHADQLSLRAAVPQLLATARGGGSLVQGVRALQAATPANPAPVFQGIDGGIGRLPLAVADACRAAGVELRLGAEVHALRRTVDGWQVRAGEELLAADAVVLAVPAPAAARLLADEAPAASAELAAVEYAGMALVTLAFHRSELGGLTGSGFLVPPVDGRSIKASTFSSNKWRWLAEAAPDTFVLRTSVGRHHEEQDLDRDDADLVARSLRDLAEAAGITAVPFASTVTRWRAGLPQYPVGHLDRVDRIEKEVAALPGLALCGAAYQGVGIPACIAGAWRAATLVQGALAREGTMGA, from the coding sequence ATGCACAGCACAGGCACCCTGCCCCATGTCGTGGTCGTCGGCGGCGGTATCGCCGGTCTCGCCGCCGCCGCGCGGCTGTCCGGCGCCGACGGCTCGCCCCGCAGCGCCCGGGTCACCCTGCTGGAGGCGGACGTCCGCCTCGGCGGCAAGCTCAGAACCGGCGAGCTGGCGGGCATTCAGGTCGACCTCGGCGCCGAGTCCATGCTGGCCCGCCGACCGGAGGCGGTCGAACTGGCCCGCGCCGTCGGCCTCGGCGACGCCCTGCAGCCGCCGGCCACGGCCAAGGCCGCCATCTGGACCCGGGGCGCGCTGCGCCCCATGCCCACCGGACATGTGATGGGCGTGCCCGGGGACCTGGACGCGCTCGCCGCCTCGGGCGTGGTCTCGCCCGAAGGCCTGGCCAGGATCGCCGAGGACCTGGATCCCGACCACCCGGCCTCGGAGGTCGGCGACGACGTCGCCGTGGGCGCCTACATCGCCGAACGGCTCGGCCGCGAGGTCGTCGACCGGCTGGTCGAGCCGCTGCTCGGCGGGGTCTACGCCGGCCACGCCGACCAACTGTCGCTGCGCGCCGCCGTTCCGCAGCTGCTGGCCACCGCACGCGGCGGTGGTTCGCTGGTCCAGGGTGTGCGCGCGCTGCAGGCGGCCACCCCGGCCAATCCAGCCCCCGTCTTCCAGGGCATCGACGGCGGCATCGGCCGGCTCCCGCTCGCCGTCGCGGACGCCTGCCGCGCCGCTGGGGTCGAGCTGCGGCTGGGCGCCGAGGTGCACGCGCTGCGCCGTACCGTCGACGGGTGGCAGGTCCGCGCCGGGGAGGAACTGCTGGCGGCCGACGCGGTCGTCCTCGCCGTGCCGGCCCCGGCCGCGGCGCGGCTGCTGGCCGACGAGGCCCCGGCCGCCTCGGCCGAGCTGGCCGCCGTCGAGTACGCCGGAATGGCGCTGGTCACCCTGGCCTTCCACCGCTCCGAGCTGGGCGGACTCACCGGCAGCGGCTTCCTTGTGCCGCCGGTCGACGGACGCTCGATCAAGGCCTCCACCTTCTCCAGCAACAAGTGGCGCTGGCTGGCCGAGGCCGCTCCCGACACCTTCGTGCTGCGCACCTCGGTCGGCCGGCACCACGAGGAGCAGGACCTTGACCGGGACGACGCCGACCTGGTCGCCCGCTCGCTGCGGGACCTCGCCGAGGCCGCCGGCATCACCGCCGTGCCTTTCGCGAGCACGGTCACCCGCTGGCGGGCCGGCCTGCCGCAGTACCCGGTCGGGCACCTGGACCGGGTCGACCGGATCGAGAAGGAGGTCGCCGCACTGCCGGGGCTGGCCCTGTGCGGAGCGGCCTACCAGGGCGTCGGCATCCCCGCCTGCATCGCCGGCGCCTGGCGGGCGGCAACCCTGGTGCAGGGGGCGCTCGCGCGGGAAGGGACAATGGGCGCATGA
- a CDS encoding DUF4349 domain-containing protein: protein MKQNRRRGTALGAVVLAGGLALGACGASGGSSTSSGANAAGRAAAAAPQAAGGDKAAGSAAGSAGSGAKTTGGTTSAQLQAAQAARSMIYTGEIQLRSGGVAAAAKQAETLVKSVGGYVDSEVTGTVGTLPYVPYPQASAAGGSGSTAQSLATPADASGESAQLVLRVPAAAYDGVYNQLLTFGKVLAQQRSAQDVTQQVVDINSRVKSEQASVDRVRALYGKAQTIADITALEQDLTQRESDLESLEAQQQALASQTSMSTVTLELYAKATAPAAPHGKSVGGAAGSALKSGWHALYLTFRWLLVALSAALPFLVPIGLLMWLVQVVARRRQRPQKDEEQQHEEQPEPEPAGNGPSSD from the coding sequence ATGAAGCAGAACAGACGCCGGGGTACGGCGCTCGGAGCCGTGGTGCTGGCGGGTGGACTGGCGCTCGGGGCGTGCGGGGCCAGCGGGGGGAGCAGCACCAGCTCCGGCGCGAACGCGGCGGGCCGGGCAGCCGCGGCAGCGCCGCAGGCGGCAGGCGGCGACAAGGCCGCGGGCAGCGCAGCAGGCAGTGCGGGCAGCGGCGCCAAGACCACCGGCGGCACGACCTCGGCGCAGCTGCAGGCCGCGCAGGCGGCGCGGTCGATGATCTACACCGGTGAGATCCAGCTGCGTTCCGGCGGGGTGGCCGCAGCGGCGAAACAGGCCGAGACGCTGGTGAAGTCGGTGGGCGGCTATGTCGACTCGGAGGTCACCGGCACCGTGGGCACCCTCCCCTACGTCCCCTATCCGCAGGCCTCCGCCGCCGGCGGATCCGGCTCCACGGCCCAGTCCCTGGCGACGCCCGCCGACGCCAGCGGTGAGTCCGCGCAGCTGGTGCTGCGGGTACCGGCCGCCGCCTACGACGGCGTCTACAACCAACTGCTGACCTTCGGCAAGGTGCTGGCGCAGCAGCGCTCGGCGCAGGACGTCACCCAGCAGGTCGTGGACATCAACAGCCGGGTGAAGTCGGAGCAGGCCAGCGTGGACCGGGTGCGGGCGCTGTACGGCAAGGCGCAGACCATCGCCGACATCACCGCGCTGGAGCAGGACCTCACCCAGCGCGAGTCGGACCTGGAGTCGCTGGAGGCGCAGCAGCAGGCACTGGCGTCGCAGACGTCGATGTCGACGGTGACCCTGGAGCTCTACGCCAAGGCGACCGCCCCGGCCGCACCGCACGGGAAGAGTGTCGGCGGCGCGGCGGGGTCGGCTCTGAAGAGCGGCTGGCACGCGCTCTACCTGACCTTCCGCTGGCTGCTGGTCGCCCTCTCGGCCGCGCTGCCGTTCCTGGTGCCGATCGGGCTGCTGATGTGGCTGGTCCAGGTCGTCGCCCGACGTCGGCAGCGGCCCCAGAAGGACGAGGAGCAGCAGCACGAGGAGCAGCCGGAGCCGGAACCGGCCGGGAACGGCCCGTCCTCCGACTGA
- the hemE gene encoding uroporphyrinogen decarboxylase, which translates to MSDSGSETVAKSGAVQESAFLRACRGEEVPHTPVWFMRQAGRSLPEYLKIREGIAMLDSCMMPELVKEITLQPVRRHHVDAAIYFSDIVVPLKAIGVDLDIKPGVGPVVANPIRSRADLQQLRPLEPGDVTYVTEAIGLLTAELGGTPLIGFAGAPYTLASYLVEGGPSKNHENTKALMYGDPELWQELLDRLADITAAFLKVQIEAGASAVQLFDSWVGALAPDDYRRSVMPASAKVFDAVAGYGVPRIHFGVGTGELLGLMGDAGADVVGVDWRVPLDEAARRVAPGKALQGNLDPTLLFAPERVVRAKTEEVLAAAEASGRGHVFNLGHGVMPSTDPDTLTRLVAHVHEATARS; encoded by the coding sequence GTGAGCGACAGCGGGAGTGAGACGGTGGCCAAGTCCGGTGCGGTGCAGGAGTCGGCGTTCCTTCGGGCCTGCCGGGGCGAGGAGGTGCCGCACACCCCGGTGTGGTTCATGCGCCAGGCCGGGCGGTCGCTGCCCGAGTACCTGAAGATCCGCGAGGGCATCGCCATGCTGGACTCCTGCATGATGCCGGAGCTGGTCAAGGAGATCACCCTGCAGCCGGTGCGCCGCCACCATGTGGACGCCGCGATCTACTTCAGCGACATCGTGGTGCCGCTCAAGGCCATCGGCGTGGACCTGGACATCAAGCCCGGCGTCGGCCCGGTCGTCGCCAACCCGATCCGCAGCCGCGCCGACCTGCAGCAGTTGCGGCCGCTGGAGCCCGGGGACGTGACCTATGTCACCGAGGCCATCGGGCTGCTCACCGCCGAACTGGGCGGCACCCCGCTGATCGGCTTCGCCGGCGCCCCCTACACGCTGGCCAGCTACCTGGTCGAGGGCGGCCCGTCCAAGAACCATGAGAACACCAAGGCGCTGATGTACGGCGACCCGGAGCTGTGGCAGGAGCTGCTGGACCGGCTCGCCGACATCACCGCCGCCTTCCTCAAGGTGCAGATCGAGGCCGGCGCCTCGGCGGTGCAGCTGTTCGACTCCTGGGTCGGCGCGCTGGCGCCCGACGACTACCGCCGCTCGGTGATGCCGGCCAGCGCCAAGGTGTTCGACGCGGTCGCCGGGTACGGGGTGCCCCGGATCCACTTCGGCGTCGGCACCGGTGAGCTGCTCGGACTGATGGGCGACGCGGGCGCGGACGTCGTCGGCGTCGACTGGCGGGTCCCGCTGGACGAGGCCGCCCGCCGGGTCGCGCCCGGCAAGGCGCTGCAGGGCAACCTCGACCCGACGCTGCTGTTCGCCCCGGAGCGGGTGGTCCGCGCCAAGACCGAGGAGGTGCTGGCGGCGGCCGAGGCGAGCGGACGCGGGCACGTCTTCAACCTCGGCCACGGGGTTATGCCCAGCACCGACCCGGACACCCTGACCCGCCTGGTCGCCCACGTCCACGAGGCCACCGCCCGGAGCTGA
- a CDS encoding DUF3000 domain-containing protein gives MAAVSGHPASEDGTPGVPPVFREAVEALRGTRLRPEVVIGDTPAPRKLASFAYALTATVEVDGEELADGRLVLLHEPGGHEAWNGEFRLVSMGRAELEPEMGSDPLLGEVGWSWLMDALAQQGARWTEPSGTVTRCSSQYFGGLAEREGSTEIEIRASWTPLPHDMPGGGFAEHLRAWCELLCQCAGLPPALPTASAGPSASAAGAAGVVPMPMRRRPL, from the coding sequence ATGGCAGCGGTCAGCGGGCACCCAGCGAGTGAGGACGGAACCCCCGGCGTACCGCCGGTCTTCCGCGAGGCCGTGGAGGCGCTGCGCGGAACGCGGCTGCGCCCCGAGGTGGTCATCGGCGACACCCCGGCGCCGCGCAAACTGGCCTCCTTCGCGTACGCCCTGACCGCCACGGTAGAGGTGGACGGGGAGGAACTGGCGGACGGGCGGCTGGTGCTGCTGCACGAGCCGGGCGGCCACGAGGCCTGGAACGGCGAGTTCCGGCTGGTCTCGATGGGCCGTGCCGAGCTGGAGCCGGAGATGGGCTCGGACCCGCTGCTGGGCGAGGTCGGCTGGTCCTGGCTGATGGACGCGCTGGCCCAGCAGGGTGCCCGCTGGACCGAGCCCAGCGGCACGGTCACCCGCTGCTCCTCGCAGTACTTCGGCGGCCTCGCCGAGCGCGAGGGCTCCACCGAGATCGAGATCCGCGCCTCCTGGACCCCGCTGCCGCACGACATGCCCGGCGGCGGCTTCGCCGAGCACCTGCGGGCCTGGTGCGAGCTGCTCTGCCAGTGCGCCGGACTGCCCCCGGCGCTGCCCACCGCCTCGGCCGGACCCTCCGCGTCCGCGGCCGGCGCGGCAGGCGTGGTCCCGATGCCGATGCGCCGCCGCCCGCTCTGA
- a CDS encoding response regulator transcription factor, with product MSVLLEHPANLVAYRPTKPTAMVVVADPRVRSTVTRHLWALGVRDVIEASSLAEARPRVGTPRDICIADVHLPDGSGLAILAETRAAGWPNGLALSAADDIGAVRSALAGGVKGYVVTGTRVNTGLPQRPGMAGAPGLGGRPGLAGHLRRPGMPAGAPGSAPGAAQGAPGTPPPPAYRELSGREVEVLRLVAEGQSNKAIGVAMGLSALTVKSHLARIARKLGTGDRAGMVAVALRTGIIH from the coding sequence GTGTCTGTTCTTCTCGAGCACCCCGCAAACCTGGTCGCCTATCGTCCGACCAAGCCCACCGCCATGGTGGTCGTCGCGGACCCCCGGGTCCGCAGCACGGTCACCCGGCACCTCTGGGCCCTGGGCGTTCGCGACGTGATCGAGGCTTCCTCACTCGCCGAGGCCCGCCCCCGGGTCGGCACCCCGCGCGACATCTGCATCGCCGACGTCCACCTCCCCGACGGGTCGGGGCTGGCGATCCTCGCCGAGACCCGCGCCGCGGGCTGGCCCAACGGCCTGGCCCTGTCCGCGGCCGACGACATCGGCGCGGTCCGCAGCGCGCTGGCCGGCGGGGTGAAGGGCTACGTGGTCACCGGTACCCGGGTCAACACCGGCCTGCCGCAGCGTCCGGGGATGGCGGGCGCTCCCGGCCTGGGCGGCCGACCCGGCCTGGCGGGCCACCTGCGCCGTCCGGGCATGCCCGCCGGCGCGCCGGGCAGCGCGCCCGGGGCCGCCCAGGGCGCCCCCGGCACTCCCCCGCCGCCCGCCTACCGCGAGCTGTCCGGACGCGAGGTGGAGGTGCTCCGGCTGGTCGCCGAGGGCCAGTCCAACAAGGCCATCGGCGTCGCCATGGGCCTGTCCGCGCTCACCGTGAAGAGCCACCTCGCCCGGATCGCCCGCAAGCTCGGCACCGGCGACCGCGCCGGGATGGTGGCGGTCGCCCTGCGCACCGGGATCATCCACTAG
- a CDS encoding ribonuclease D has translation MPLLEPREGIPPVVADATALAEVVARFAAGTGPVAIDAERASGYRYGQRAYLVQLRREGAGSTLIDPVGCPDLSSLGAALADTEWVLHAATQDLPCLAELGMRPTSLFDTELAGRIAGFPRVGLGPMVESVLGFTLEKGHSAVDWSTRPLPEPWLRYAALDVEVLVDLRDALEAELDAQGKLDWAKEEFAAIAAAGPPAPRVDPWRRTSGVHKVRRRRQLAAVKELWQTRDRVARDRDISPGRILSDAAIVAAALAMPASIHALQALPGFGPRVHRRALEQWFSAVESARAVPEAQLPPPSAPHEGPPPPRSWAEKDPLAAARLAGARSAVGTLAESLNLPQENLVSPDLVRRVSWAPPAPATAEAVATALRGHGARGWQSELVAPVLAKAFAQARTPAQAVPTAPFNGQG, from the coding sequence ATTCCGCTGCTGGAGCCGCGTGAGGGCATCCCCCCGGTGGTCGCCGACGCGACGGCTCTCGCCGAGGTCGTCGCCCGCTTCGCCGCCGGAACCGGCCCGGTCGCCATCGACGCCGAACGGGCCTCGGGATACCGCTACGGCCAGCGCGCCTACCTGGTGCAACTGCGCCGCGAGGGGGCCGGCAGCACCCTGATCGACCCGGTCGGCTGCCCCGACCTCTCCTCGCTGGGCGCGGCCCTGGCCGACACCGAGTGGGTGCTGCACGCCGCCACCCAGGACCTGCCCTGCCTGGCCGAGCTGGGCATGCGGCCGACCTCGCTGTTCGACACCGAGCTGGCCGGACGCATCGCCGGCTTCCCCCGGGTCGGCCTGGGACCGATGGTCGAGAGCGTGCTGGGCTTCACCCTGGAGAAGGGGCACTCCGCCGTCGACTGGTCCACCCGGCCGCTGCCCGAGCCGTGGCTGCGCTACGCGGCACTGGACGTCGAGGTCCTGGTGGACCTGCGGGACGCGCTGGAGGCGGAGCTGGACGCCCAGGGAAAGCTGGACTGGGCCAAGGAGGAGTTCGCCGCGATCGCCGCCGCCGGACCCCCCGCGCCCAGAGTCGACCCCTGGCGCCGGACCTCCGGCGTGCACAAGGTGCGCCGCCGCCGGCAGCTGGCCGCGGTCAAGGAGCTGTGGCAGACCCGGGACCGGGTCGCCCGGGACCGCGACATCTCGCCGGGACGCATCCTCTCCGACGCCGCCATCGTCGCCGCCGCGCTGGCCATGCCGGCCAGCATCCACGCTCTCCAGGCGCTGCCCGGTTTCGGCCCGCGGGTGCACCGCCGGGCGCTGGAGCAGTGGTTCTCGGCCGTCGAGTCGGCCCGGGCCGTCCCCGAGGCGCAGCTGCCGCCCCCGTCGGCCCCGCACGAGGGCCCGCCGCCGCCGCGCTCCTGGGCCGAGAAGGACCCGCTGGCCGCCGCCCGGCTCGCGGGCGCGCGCAGCGCGGTGGGAACGCTCGCCGAGTCGCTGAACCTCCCGCAGGAGAACCTGGTCTCGCCGGACCTGGTGCGCCGGGTCTCCTGGGCCCCGCCCGCCCCCGCCACCGCCGAGGCGGTCGCCACGGCGCTGCGCGGCCACGGTGCCCGCGGCTGGCAGTCCGAGCTGGTCGCACCGGTGCTCGCCAAGGCTTTCGCGCAGGCCCGCACCCCTGCCCAGGCGGTTCCGACGGCCCCCTTCAACGGCCAGGGCTGA
- a CDS encoding acetyl-CoA C-acyltransferase, which produces MPRTARDVVFVDGVRTPFGKAGPKGIYAETRADDLVIKAIRELLRRNPSLDPARVDEVAIAATTQIGDQGLTLGRSAALLAGLPKTVPGYSIDRMCAGAMTAATSVAGGIAFGAYDIAIAGGVEHMGRHPMGEGVDPNPRFMSEKIVDESALFMGMTAENLHDRFPHLTKERCDAYAVRSQEKAAKAYANGVIQPDLVPVAVRRTNEAAGETGWGLATVDEPMRPGTTMEMLAGLKTPFRPHGRITAGNAAGLNDGATASLIAAEDVARELGLPVKMRMVSYAFVGVEPEVMGIGPVPATEKALRQAGLTIADIGAFEINEAFAIQVLSMLDHFGLADDDERVNPYGGAIAYGHPLASSGVRLMTQLARRFEERPDVRYGLTSMCIGMGMGGTVIWENPNFTEGGK; this is translated from the coding sequence GTGCCTCGTACCGCGAGGGACGTCGTCTTCGTCGACGGCGTCCGCACCCCGTTCGGCAAGGCCGGACCGAAGGGCATCTACGCGGAGACCCGCGCCGACGATCTGGTGATCAAGGCCATCCGCGAGCTGCTGCGCCGCAACCCGAGCCTGGACCCGGCCCGCGTGGACGAGGTGGCCATCGCCGCCACCACGCAGATCGGCGACCAGGGCCTCACCCTGGGCCGCAGCGCGGCGCTGCTGGCCGGCCTGCCGAAGACGGTGCCCGGCTACTCCATCGACCGGATGTGCGCCGGTGCGATGACCGCCGCCACCTCGGTCGCCGGCGGCATCGCCTTCGGCGCCTACGACATCGCCATCGCCGGCGGTGTCGAGCACATGGGGCGCCACCCCATGGGCGAGGGCGTGGACCCCAACCCCCGCTTCATGTCCGAGAAGATCGTCGACGAGTCGGCGCTGTTCATGGGCATGACCGCGGAGAACCTGCACGACCGGTTCCCGCACCTGACCAAGGAGCGCTGCGACGCCTACGCCGTCCGCAGCCAGGAGAAGGCCGCCAAGGCGTACGCCAACGGCGTCATCCAGCCCGACCTGGTGCCGGTCGCGGTGCGCCGCACCAATGAGGCCGCCGGCGAGACCGGCTGGGGCCTGGCCACGGTCGACGAGCCGATGCGCCCCGGCACCACCATGGAGATGCTGGCCGGTCTGAAGACCCCGTTCCGTCCGCACGGCCGGATCACCGCGGGCAACGCGGCCGGACTCAACGACGGCGCCACCGCCTCGCTGATCGCCGCCGAGGACGTGGCCCGCGAGCTGGGCCTGCCGGTCAAGATGCGCATGGTCTCCTACGCCTTCGTCGGCGTGGAGCCCGAGGTCATGGGCATCGGCCCGGTCCCGGCGACCGAGAAGGCGCTGCGCCAGGCCGGTCTGACCATCGCCGACATCGGCGCGTTCGAGATCAACGAGGCCTTCGCCATCCAGGTCCTCTCCATGCTGGACCACTTCGGCCTCGCCGACGACGACGAGCGGGTGAACCCGTACGGCGGCGCGATCGCCTACGGCCACCCGCTGGCCTCCTCCGGCGTCCGGCTGATGACCCAGCTGGCGCGGCGCTTCGAGGAGCGCCCCGACGTCCGCTACGGCCTGACCTCCATGTGCATCGGCATGGGCATGGGCGGAACGGTCATCTGGGAGAACCCGAACTTCACCGAGGGTGGCAAGTGA